A region of Schistosoma mansoni strain Puerto Rico chromosome 1, complete genome DNA encodes the following proteins:
- a CDS encoding putative hsp40, subfamily A, members 1,2,4 — protein sequence MAVLENLVLREKLFVISVKVSPCTRILLFLGRGGKAGAVVTCRTCRGTGIQTHVRQLNVGFVQQIQTTCSACKGEKEIIDPKDCCKKCEGRKVVRETKVIEVPIDKGMTDGQTIKFHDEGDREPGLEPGDLIITLDEQPHSRFIRRRNDLIHTIELSLSEALCGFQRTIRTLDDRTLVINSRPGEVYTNKDFRAIEGEGMPRYKNPFDKGRLIIKFDIVFPKNGFLPKTQLESLRKLLPPPTCIEDIPEDAESVELHPFDPEFDHQQQERRGEVYEDVDGSESSNPRVQCASA from the exons ATGGCAGTGTTAGAAAACTTGGTGTTACGCGAAAAGTTATTTGTGATCAGTGTCAAGGTAAGCCCGTGTACTCGAATCTTGCTATTTTTAGGTCGTGGTGGCAAGGCGGGTGCTGTTGTAACCTGTCGTACGTGTCGCGGAACAGGCATTCAGACTCACGTTCGCCAATTAAACGTCGGATTCGTGCAGCAGATACAGACTACATGCAGTGCGTGCAAGGGTGAGAAAGAGATTATTGATCCAAAGGATTGTTGCAAAAAGTGTGAAGGCAGAAAAGTTGTCCGCGAAACCAAGGTGATTGAAGTCCCAATAGACAAAGGAATGACTGATGGTCAAACAATCAAATTTCATGACGAAGGCGATCGCGAACCGGGCCTTGAACCTGGTGATCTTATCATTACCCTTGATGAGCAACCGCATAGCCGTTTCATCAGACGTCGAAACGACTTGATACACACCATAGAATTATCACTCTCTGAAGCCTTGTGTGGCTTTCAGCGGACGATACGAACATTAGATGATCGGACACTAGTGATAAATTCCAGACCCG GTGAGGTGTATACTAATAAGGATTTCCGTGCGATTGAAGGAGAGGGAATGCCAAGATACAAAAACCCGTTCGACAAAGGCCGACTCATCATAAAGTTTGACATAGTATTCCCGAAGAATGGATTTCTTCCAAAGACCCAACTGGAATCGTTGCGAAAGTTACTTCCTCCACCTACCTGTATCGAAGATATTCCCGAAGATGCAGAATCGGTTGAGTTGCATCCGTTCGATCCAGAGTTTGACCACCAGCAACAGGAACGCCGAGGTGAAGTATACGAAGATGTAGATGGTTCTGAGAGTTCCAATCCGCGAGTTCAGTGTGCATCTGCCTAA
- a CDS encoding putative hsp40, subfamily A, members 1,2,4, which produces MVKERKYYDLLGVPVTATEAEIKKAYRQKALKYHPDKNPDSADKFKEISQAFMVLSDPEKREIYDTRGEQGIKEGGVESGGMADPMDIFQMFFGGGRSRGPRRGKDCVHQLSVTLEELYNGSVRKLGVTRKVICDQCQGRGGKAGAVVTCRTCRGTGIQTHVRQLNVGFVQQIQTTCSACKGEKEIIDPKDCCKKCEGRKVVRETKVIEVPIDKGMTDGQTIKFHDEGDREPGLEPGDLIITLDEQPHSRFIRRRNDLIHTIELSLSEALCGFQRTIRTLDDRTLVINSRPGKLPFLVSWILH; this is translated from the exons ATGGTGAAGGAAAGGAAGTACTATGATCTGCTCGGTGTCCCTGTGACCGCAACTGAGGCGGAAATAAAAAAGGCCTACCGCCAAAAGGCCCTTAAGTATCACCCAGACAAAAATCCGGATAGCGCAGATAAG TTCAAAGAAATTTCTCAAGCATTTATGGTTCTGAGTGACCCTGAAAAAAGAGAAATATATGATACAAGAGGCGAGCAAGGAATTAAGGAGGGTGGAGTTGAGTCAGGTGGAATGGCTGACCCAATGGATATATTCCAAATGTTCTTCGGGGGTGGTCGTTCTCGCGGACCCCGTCGCGGAAAAGACTGTGTGCACCAGTTATCAGTGACTTTAGAAGAGCTCTACAATGGCAGTGTTAGAAAACTTGGTGTTACGCGAAAAGTTATTTGTGATCAGTGTCAAG GTCGTGGTGGCAAGGCGGGTGCTGTTGTAACCTGTCGTACGTGTCGCGGAACAGGCATTCAGACTCACGTTCGCCAATTAAACGTCGGATTCGTGCAGCAGATACAGACTACATGCAGTGCGTGCAAGGGTGAGAAAGAGATTATTGATCCAAAGGATTGTTGCAAAAAGTGTGAAGGCAGAAAAGTTGTCCGCGAAACCAAGGTGATTGAAGTCCCAATAGACAAAGGAATGACTGATGGTCAAACAATCAAATTTCATGACGAAGGCGATCGCGAACCGGGCCTTGAACCTGGTGATCTTATCATTACCCTTGATGAGCAACCGCATAGCCGTTTCATCAGACGTCGAAACGACTTGATACACACCATAGAATTATCACTCTCTGAAGCCTTGTGTGGCTTTCAGCGGACGATACGAACATTAGATGATCGGACACTAGTGATAAATTCCAGACCCGGTAAGCTCCCATTTTTGGTCTCATGGATTCTCCATTAG
- a CDS encoding putative hsp40, subfamily A, members 1,2,4 encodes MVLSDPEKREIYDTRGEQGIKEGGVESGGMADPMDIFQMFFGGGRSRGPRRGKDCVHQLSVTLEELYNGSVRKLGVTRKVICDQCQGRGGKAGAVVTCRTCRGTGIQTHVRQLNVGFVQQIQTTCSACKGEKEIIDPKDCCKKCEGRKVVRETKVIEVPIDKGMTDGQTIKFHDEGDREPGLEPGDLIITLDEQPHSRFIRRRNDLIHTIELSLSEALCGFQRTIRTLDDRTLVINSRPGEVYTNKDFRAIEGEGMPRYKNPFDKGRLIIKFDIVFPKNGFLPKTQLESLRKLLPPPTCIEDIPEDAESVELHPFDPEFDHQQQERRGEVYEDVDGSESSNPRVQCASA; translated from the exons ATGGTTCTGAGTGACCCTGAAAAAAGAGAAATATATGATACAAGAGGCGAGCAAGGAATTAAGGAGGGTGGAGTTGAGTCAGGTGGAATGGCTGACCCAATGGATATATTCCAAATGTTCTTCGGGGGTGGTCGTTCTCGCGGACCCCGTCGCGGAAAAGACTGTGTGCACCAGTTATCAGTGACTTTAGAAGAGCTCTACAATGGCAGTGTTAGAAAACTTGGTGTTACGCGAAAAGTTATTTGTGATCAGTGTCAAG GTCGTGGTGGCAAGGCGGGTGCTGTTGTAACCTGTCGTACGTGTCGCGGAACAGGCATTCAGACTCACGTTCGCCAATTAAACGTCGGATTCGTGCAGCAGATACAGACTACATGCAGTGCGTGCAAGGGTGAGAAAGAGATTATTGATCCAAAGGATTGTTGCAAAAAGTGTGAAGGCAGAAAAGTTGTCCGCGAAACCAAGGTGATTGAAGTCCCAATAGACAAAGGAATGACTGATGGTCAAACAATCAAATTTCATGACGAAGGCGATCGCGAACCGGGCCTTGAACCTGGTGATCTTATCATTACCCTTGATGAGCAACCGCATAGCCGTTTCATCAGACGTCGAAACGACTTGATACACACCATAGAATTATCACTCTCTGAAGCCTTGTGTGGCTTTCAGCGGACGATACGAACATTAGATGATCGGACACTAGTGATAAATTCCAGACCCG GTGAGGTGTATACTAATAAGGATTTCCGTGCGATTGAAGGAGAGGGAATGCCAAGATACAAAAACCCGTTCGACAAAGGCCGACTCATCATAAAGTTTGACATAGTATTCCCGAAGAATGGATTTCTTCCAAAGACCCAACTGGAATCGTTGCGAAAGTTACTTCCTCCACCTACCTGTATCGAAGATATTCCCGAAGATGCAGAATCGGTTGAGTTGCATCCGTTCGATCCAGAGTTTGACCACCAGCAACAGGAACGCCGAGGTGAAGTATACGAAGATGTAGATGGTTCTGAGAGTTCCAATCCGCGAGTTCAGTGTGCATCTGCCTAA
- a CDS encoding putative hsp40, subfamily A, members 1,2,4 translates to MVKERKYYDLLGVPVTATEAEIKKAYRQKALKYHPDKNPDSADKFKEISQAFMVLSDPEKREIYDTRGEQGIKEGGVESGGMADPMDIFQMFFGGGRSRGPRRGKDCVHQLSVTLEELYNGSVRKLGVTRKVICDQCQGRGGKAGAVVTCRTCRGTGIQTHVRQLNVGFVQQIQTTCSACKGEKEIIDPKDCCKKCEGRKVVRETKVIEVPIDKGMTDGQTIKFHDEGDREPGLEPGDLIITLDEQPHSRFIRRRNDLIHTIELSLSEALCGFQRTIRTLDDRTLVINSRPGEVYTNKDFRAIEGEGMPRYKNPFDKGRLIIKFDIVFPKNGFLPKTQLESLRKLLPPPTCIEDIPEDAESVELHPFDPEFDHQQQERRGEVYEDVDGSESSNPRVQCASA, encoded by the exons ATGGTGAAGGAAAGGAAGTACTATGATCTGCTCGGTGTCCCTGTGACCGCAACTGAGGCGGAAATAAAAAAGGCCTACCGCCAAAAGGCCCTTAAGTATCACCCAGACAAAAATCCGGATAGCGCAGATAAG TTCAAAGAAATTTCTCAAGCATTTATGGTTCTGAGTGACCCTGAAAAAAGAGAAATATATGATACAAGAGGCGAGCAAGGAATTAAGGAGGGTGGAGTTGAGTCAGGTGGAATGGCTGACCCAATGGATATATTCCAAATGTTCTTCGGGGGTGGTCGTTCTCGCGGACCCCGTCGCGGAAAAGACTGTGTGCACCAGTTATCAGTGACTTTAGAAGAGCTCTACAATGGCAGTGTTAGAAAACTTGGTGTTACGCGAAAAGTTATTTGTGATCAGTGTCAAG GTCGTGGTGGCAAGGCGGGTGCTGTTGTAACCTGTCGTACGTGTCGCGGAACAGGCATTCAGACTCACGTTCGCCAATTAAACGTCGGATTCGTGCAGCAGATACAGACTACATGCAGTGCGTGCAAGGGTGAGAAAGAGATTATTGATCCAAAGGATTGTTGCAAAAAGTGTGAAGGCAGAAAAGTTGTCCGCGAAACCAAGGTGATTGAAGTCCCAATAGACAAAGGAATGACTGATGGTCAAACAATCAAATTTCATGACGAAGGCGATCGCGAACCGGGCCTTGAACCTGGTGATCTTATCATTACCCTTGATGAGCAACCGCATAGCCGTTTCATCAGACGTCGAAACGACTTGATACACACCATAGAATTATCACTCTCTGAAGCCTTGTGTGGCTTTCAGCGGACGATACGAACATTAGATGATCGGACACTAGTGATAAATTCCAGACCCG GTGAGGTGTATACTAATAAGGATTTCCGTGCGATTGAAGGAGAGGGAATGCCAAGATACAAAAACCCGTTCGACAAAGGCCGACTCATCATAAAGTTTGACATAGTATTCCCGAAGAATGGATTTCTTCCAAAGACCCAACTGGAATCGTTGCGAAAGTTACTTCCTCCACCTACCTGTATCGAAGATATTCCCGAAGATGCAGAATCGGTTGAGTTGCATCCGTTCGATCCAGAGTTTGACCACCAGCAACAGGAACGCCGAGGTGAAGTATACGAAGATGTAGATGGTTCTGAGAGTTCCAATCCGCGAGTTCAGTGTGCATCTGCCTAA